A single window of Mycosarcoma maydis chromosome 1, whole genome shotgun sequence DNA harbors:
- a CDS encoding putative Tartrate dehydrogenase — MSCKTYKIAVIPGDGIGQEVMPCGLQALRAASARFKFDLSITAFDFASCDYYDKHGKMMPDNWIELLTPFDAIYFGAVGDPARHPDHVTLWGSLLQMRRHFDQYVNLRPCRLVKGVPSPLASPGEIDFWIVRENTEGEYSEVGGKIFEGTERETVIQETIMTRVGVDRILEYAFKLAKTTKRKRLTSATKSNGIKITMPYWDDRFKLMSTAYPEVATEQFHIDILTAHFVAKPSHFDVVVGSNLHGDILSDLGPAVTGTIGIAPSGNINPEGKFPSLFEPVHGSAPDIMGRGIANPVGMIWAGQMMLLHLGEKEAAETMIKAIDFVLGQSDQSMLTPDMKGRGTTKKLGDAIAEAIASV; from the coding sequence ATGTCGTGCAAGACCTACAAAATCGCCGTCATCCCCGGCGACGGAATCGGACAAGAGGTCATGCCATGTGGCCTTCAAGCTCTCCGCGCCGCCTCTGCGCGATTCAAGTTCGACCTTTCCATCACCGCCTTCGATTTTGCTTCGTGTGATTACTATGATAAGCACGGCAAGATGATGCCAGACAAttggatcgagctgcttaCCCCCTTTGACGCGATCTATTTCGGCGCTGTCGGCGATCCAGCCCGTCACCCTGACCATGTTACGCTCTGGGGATCATTGCTGCAGATGAGAAGGCATTTTGACCAGTACGTCAACTTGCGCCCTTGTAGATTGGTCAAAGGCGTACCTAGTCCATTGGCTAGTCCGGGCGAGATCGATTTTTGGATCGTGAGGGAGAATACCGAGGGAGAGTACTCGGAGGTAGGAGGCAAGATTTTTGAGGGtacagagagagagacagtGATTCAGGAGACCATCATGACTCGTGTAGGAGTGGATCGTATCCTTGAATACGCTTTCAAACTCGCAAAGACCACCAAGAGAAAGAGATTGACAAGTGCGACCAAGAGCAACGGCATCAAAATCACCATGCCCTACTGGGACGATCGCTTCAAGCTCATGTCCACAGCCTACCCAGAAGTTGCGACAGAGCAGTTCCACATCGACATTCTTACCGCTCACTTTGTCGCTAAGCCCAGTCACTTTGATGTTGTGGTAGGATCCAACCTACATGGTGATATCTTATCCGACCTGGGCCCCGCCGTAACCGGTACGATCGGCATTGCCCCTTCCGGCAACATCAATCCGGAAGGAAAGTTCCCAAGTCTGTTCGAACCTGTACACGGTTCAGCTCCAGATATCATGGGCAGAGGAATCGCAAATCCTGTAGGTATGATCTGGGCAGGTCAGATGATGTTGCTGCACCTAGGCGAGAAGGAGGCAGCAGAGACCATGATCAAGGCAATCGATTTTGTACTGGGTCAATCAGATCAGAGCATGCTGACACCGGATATGAAGGGAAGAGGTACAACGAAAAAGTTGGGAGATGCGATTGCGGAGGCTATCGCCTCGGTATGA
- a CDS encoding 60S ribosomal protein eL8, translating into MPKAKTGSAKKPAAAPYSKGKATKAPKNPLFEKRPRNFGIGQDIQPPRDLSRFVKWPEYVRLQRQKVILNQRLKVPPAIAQFANTLDKNTATNLFKLLNKYRPESKQEKKGRLDAAAKDIADGKKADAKADGKKPLFVKYGLNHCVALIEAKKAALVVIAADVDPIELVVFLPALCRKMGVPYVIVKSKASIGALVHKKTAAVALIQEVRSEDERELANLVSAAKANYLDKAEEIRRHWGGGLLSQRSNHKLAKRAKAAALQPKPIAVAAPAAAAEDDE; encoded by the exons ATG CCCAAGGCTAAGACCGGATCCGCTAAGAAGCCCGCCGCTGCCCCTTACTCCAAGGGCAAGGCCACCAAGGCTCCCAAGAACCCTCTCTTCGAGAAGCGTCCCCGTAACTTCGGTATTG GCCAGGACATCCAGCCTCCTCGTGACCTCTCGCGCTTCGTCAAGTGGCCCGAATATGTCCGCCTTCAGCGCCAGAAGGTTATTCTTAACCAGCGCTTGAAGGTCCCCCCTGCGATCGCCCAGTTCGCCAACACCCTTGACAAGAACACCGCCACCAATCtgttcaagctgctcaacaagtACCGCCCCGAGTCTAAGCAGGAGAAGAAGGGTCGTCTTGAtgccgctgccaaggaCATTGCTGATGGCAAGAAGGCTGATGCCAAGGCTGACGGCAAGAAGCCCCTCTTCGTCAAGTACGGTCTCAACCACTGTGTTGCCTTGATCGAGGCTAAGAAGGCTGCTCTTGTTGTCATCGCCGCCGACGTTGACCccatcgagcttgtcgtcTTCCTCCCCGCTCTCTGCCGCAAAATGGGCGTCCCCTACGTCATTGTCAAGTCCAAGGCTTCGATCGGTGCTCTTGTTCACAAGAAGACCGCCGCCGTTGCCCTTATCCAGGAGGTCCGATCAGAggacgagcgcgagctcgccaaccTTGTCTCGGCCGCTAAGGCCAACTACCTTGACAAGGCCGAGGAGATTCGTCGTCACTGGGGTGGTGGACTTCTCTCGCAGCGATCTAACCacaagctcgccaaacGTGCCAAGGCCGCCGCTCTTCAGCCTAAGCCCATCGCTGTGGCCGCCCCCGCTGCCGCggccgaggacgacgagtaA
- a CDS encoding mitochondrial 54S ribosomal protein uL13m, translating into MSQFVGNSSLAFARTWHAVSAKNRVLGPLAVNIAKLLMGKHKPIYDQSKDVGDYVVVTDAKQVVVTGRKADQRVYRHHTMYPGGLKEIKYKEMMEKKPEEIIRKAVSGMLPKNTLRDRRLERLKIFDGEKHPYEQNVLTRYDGATPVTASASVVGGAAQSATKQ; encoded by the exons ATGTCACAATTCGTTGGCAAC TCATCACTAGCATTCGCACGGACCTGGCATGCCGTCTCTGCCAAAAACCGTGTTCTCGGCCCGCTTGCAGTCAACATCGCTAAACTGCTTATGGGCAAGCACAAACCCATCTACGATCAATCCAAAGATGTGGGCGACTACGTCGTGGTCACCGATGCCAAGCAGGTGGTTGTTACGGGACGAAAAGCGGACCAGCGTGTGTATCGTCATCACACCATGTACCCCGGTGGATTGAAGGAAATCAAGTACAAAGAGATGATGGAAAAGAAGCCCGAGGAGATCATTAGGAAGGCGGTAAGCGGTATGTTGCCCAAGAACACGTTGAGGGATCGAAGGCTGGAGAGGTTGAAGATCTTTGATGGAGAGAAACATCCGTATGAGCAGAACGTGCTGACGAGGTATGATGGTGCGACGCCAGTGACCGCGAGTGCGAGTGTGGTGGGTGGTGCTGCACAGTCGGCGACCAAGCAATGA
- a CDS encoding putative malate dehydrogenase precursor → MFARQALRLAVPKAAAPRFFSSSTANNRAVAVLGASGGIGQPLSLLLKQNPLVSDLRLYDVRLAPGVAADISHVNTPSTTTGYQADQLGEALKDVEVIVIPAGVPRKPGMTRDDLFNTNASIVRDLAKKAAEVAPKAHLLIISNPVNSTVPIVAEVFKKAGVYDPKKLYGVTTLDVTRASTFLSGISGKKPSETIVPVVGGHSGVTIVPLLSQANGGDAVAKGEQYEKLVHRIQFGGDEVVKAKDGAGSATLSMAYAAAVFSDSLLKALNGEKGIKECAYVESPLYKDQGATFFASPVTLGKDGVEEIHSVGKVSAEEEKLLEAAIPELAKNIKKGVDWYAASP, encoded by the coding sequence ATGTTCGCTCGTCAGGCTCTTCGCTTGGCTGTGCCCAAGGCCGCCGCGCCTCGTTTcttctcgtcatcgaccGCCAACAACCGCGCCGTCGCCGTTCTCGGTGCTTCTGGCGGTATCGGACAGCCGCTTTCTCTtctgctcaagcagaaCCCTTTGGTCTCGGACCTGCGCCTGTACGATGTTCGTCTCGCTCCCGGTGTCGCCGCCGACATTTCGCACGTCAACACCccctccaccaccaccggtTACCAGGCTGACCAGCTCGGTgaggcgctcaaggatgtcgaggtcatcgtcatcccTGCTGGTGTCCCCCGTAAGCCCGGAATGACTCGTGACGACCTTTTCAACACCAACGCCTCGATCGTCCGTGATCtcgccaagaaggccgCCGAAGTCGCCCCCAAGGCTCACCTCCTGATCATCTCGAACCCTGTTAACTCGACTGTCCCCATCGTCGCCGAGGTGTTCAAGAAGGCCGGTGTCTACGACCCCAAGAAGCTGTACGGTGTCACCACCCTCGATGTCACTCGTGCTTCCACCTTCCTTTCGGGCATCTCGGGCAAGAAGCCCTCGGAGACCATTGTGCCTGTCGTCGGTGGTCACTCGGGTGTCACGATTGTACCCTTGCTCTCGCAGGCCAACGGCGGTGACGCCGTTGCCAAGGGCGAGCAGTACGAGAAGCTCGTCCACCGCATCCAGTTCGGTGGTGACGAGGtcgtcaaggccaaggacGGTGCCGGTTCGGCTACCCTCTCGATGGCTTATGCTGCCGCCGTATTCTCCGACTCGCTCCTCAAGGCTCTCAACGGTGAGAAGGGCATCAAGGAGTGCGCCTACGTCGAGTCGCCCCTGTACAAGGACCAGGGCGCCACCTTCTTCGCCAGCCCCGTCACGCTCGGCAAGGATGGTGTTGAGGAGATCCACTCGGTCGGCAAGGTCTCGGCTGAGGAGGAGAAGCTCCTCGAGGCTGCTATCcccgagcttgccaagaACATCAAGAAGGGTGTCGACTGGTACGCCGCCTCGCCCTAA